The following coding sequences lie in one Streptomyces albofaciens JCM 4342 genomic window:
- a CDS encoding epoxide hydrolase family protein, whose protein sequence is MAAEPFEVSITEAEIEDLRERLRRTRWPEREPVDDWSQGLPLAYAQELCRSWAEDYDFGFAERLNVFPQYRDTIDGLGLHFLHVRSPEPDAFPLVLTHGWPGSVLEFLEVLGPLTDPRAHGGDPADAFHVVAPSLPGYGWSDKPSTTGWGITRTARAWDTLMVSLGYERYGAQGGDWGSAVSGALGEVAPERVVGVHLNLGSVAAGTFDDPTPAELANLEAEKEMQRTGRGYSAIQATRPQTLGYGLTDSPAGQAAWIAEKFWAWTDNDGHPEDALSRQTILDEISVYWFTASATSSARLYWESFAHFRDKVTAPSGLSVYPRDITRPSRREAELRFTDLRWFEELPHGGHFAALERPESLVEQVRGFFRLFR, encoded by the coding sequence ATGGCCGCCGAGCCATTCGAAGTGAGCATCACCGAAGCCGAGATCGAGGACCTGCGTGAACGATTGCGACGGACCCGGTGGCCCGAGCGCGAGCCGGTGGACGACTGGTCACAGGGGCTGCCGCTGGCGTACGCGCAGGAGCTGTGCCGCAGCTGGGCCGAGGACTACGACTTCGGGTTCGCCGAGCGGCTGAACGTCTTCCCGCAGTACCGCGACACCATCGACGGGCTGGGTCTCCACTTCCTGCACGTCCGCTCGCCGGAGCCGGATGCGTTCCCGCTCGTGCTCACGCACGGGTGGCCGGGTTCGGTGCTCGAATTCCTGGAGGTCCTCGGCCCGCTGACCGACCCCCGCGCGCACGGCGGTGACCCGGCGGACGCGTTCCACGTGGTCGCGCCGTCGTTGCCCGGGTACGGCTGGAGCGACAAGCCGTCGACGACCGGGTGGGGCATCACTCGCACCGCGCGCGCCTGGGACACCTTGATGGTCTCGCTGGGTTACGAACGGTACGGCGCGCAGGGCGGCGACTGGGGTTCGGCGGTGTCCGGGGCGCTGGGCGAGGTGGCGCCCGAGCGGGTCGTCGGCGTCCACCTGAACCTGGGATCCGTGGCGGCGGGCACGTTCGACGACCCGACGCCCGCGGAGCTGGCGAATCTGGAGGCCGAGAAGGAGATGCAGCGTACCGGCCGGGGGTACTCGGCGATCCAGGCTACCCGGCCGCAGACGCTCGGCTACGGCCTCACCGACTCCCCGGCGGGGCAGGCCGCCTGGATCGCCGAGAAGTTCTGGGCGTGGACGGACAACGACGGCCATCCCGAGGACGCATTGTCGCGGCAGACAATACTCGACGAAATCTCGGTCTATTGGTTCACCGCGTCGGCCACATCGTCGGCGCGCCTGTACTGGGAGAGCTTCGCCCACTTCCGGGACAAGGTGACCGCGCCATCCGGGCTGTCGGTCTACCCGCGCGACATCACCCGCCCGTCGAGGCGGGAGGCCGAGCTGCGGTTCACCGACTTGCGCTGGTTCGAGGAACTGCCGCACGGCGGCCACTTCGCCGCGCTGGAGCGGCCGGAGTCGCTGGTCGAGCAGGTGCGCGGGTTCTTCCGCCTGTTCCGCTGA